In a genomic window of Streptomyces noursei ATCC 11455:
- a CDS encoding electron transfer flavoprotein subunit alpha/FixB family protein: MAEVLVYVDHVDGAVRKPTLELLTLARRIGEPVAVHLGAGVDTAAPVLAEHGAVKVLAADAPEFADYLVAPKVDALQAAYDAVSPAAVLLPSSAEGKEIGARLAVRIGSGIITDAVDVEAGDEGPVATQSVFAASYTTKSRITKGTPVITVKPNSAAPEAAPAAGAVEQLAVTVADASKGTKIVSRTPRESTGRPELTEAAIVVSGGRGVNGAENFPVIEALADSLGAAVGASRAAVDAGWYPHTNQVGQTGKSVSPQLYIAAGISGAIQHRAGMQTSKTIVAINKDAEAPIFDLVDYGVVGDLFDVVPALTDEVKSRKG; this comes from the coding sequence ATGGCTGAAGTCCTTGTCTACGTCGACCACGTGGACGGCGCCGTCCGCAAGCCCACCCTCGAACTGCTCACCCTCGCCCGCCGCATCGGCGAGCCGGTGGCCGTGCACCTCGGTGCCGGCGTGGACACCGCCGCCCCCGTGCTCGCCGAGCACGGCGCGGTGAAGGTCCTGGCCGCCGACGCCCCGGAGTTCGCCGACTACCTCGTCGCCCCCAAGGTCGACGCGCTCCAGGCCGCCTACGACGCGGTCTCGCCGGCCGCCGTCCTGCTGCCGTCCTCCGCCGAGGGCAAGGAGATCGGCGCCCGCCTGGCCGTCCGCATCGGCTCCGGCATCATCACCGACGCCGTGGACGTCGAGGCCGGCGACGAGGGCCCGGTGGCCACCCAGTCGGTCTTCGCGGCCTCGTACACCACCAAGTCGCGGATCACCAAGGGCACCCCGGTCATCACCGTCAAGCCCAACTCCGCCGCCCCGGAGGCCGCCCCGGCCGCCGGTGCGGTCGAGCAGCTCGCGGTGACCGTCGCCGACGCCTCCAAGGGCACCAAGATCGTCTCGCGCACCCCGCGCGAGTCGACCGGCCGCCCGGAGCTGACCGAGGCCGCGATCGTGGTCTCCGGTGGTCGCGGCGTCAACGGCGCCGAGAACTTCCCGGTCATCGAGGCGCTCGCCGACTCGCTCGGCGCGGCCGTCGGCGCCTCGCGTGCCGCGGTGGACGCCGGCTGGTACCCGCACACCAACCAGGTCGGCCAGACCGGCAAGTCGGTCTCGCCGCAGCTGTACATCGCGGCGGGCATCTCCGGCGCGATCCAGCACCGCGCCGGTATGCAGACCTCGAAGACCATCGTCGCCATCAACAAGGACGCCGAGGCGCCGATCTTCGACCTGGTCGACTACGGCGTGGTCGGCGACCTCTTCGACGTCGTCCCGGCGCTCACCGACGAGGTCAAGTCCCGCAAGGGCTGA
- a CDS encoding DUF6986 family protein, protein MGQQETVATSLADTVREGIGAALAEVDADLARRYPGDPGTRQPIHTVYVPGDAFTAGTLRSWGDQALAMLDEHAPDAAALAGVLGLSDELAGPVYERVRAKLEREPVEDLRIDFEDGYGLRSDAEEDETAARAAALVAAAYRDGTAAPYMGIRMKCMEAAVRDRGIRTLDIFLTGLMEAGGLPDGLVLTLPKVTYAEQVTAMVRLLEAFEKARGLTPGRIGFEIQIETTQAILGADGRATVARMIEAAEGRATSLHYGTFDYSASCGVSAAYQASDHPAADHAKAVMQVAAAGTGVRLSDGSTNVLPVGPTAQVHEAWKLHHGLTRRALARAYYQGWDMHPGHLPTRYAAVYAFYREGLEKAAARLAAYVAKVGGDVMDEPATAKALSAYLLRGLDCGAVDPAEVARLTGLTRTELDGLAGRGVMSV, encoded by the coding sequence ATGGGGCAGCAGGAGACCGTGGCGACGAGCCTCGCGGACACCGTACGCGAGGGCATCGGAGCCGCCCTCGCCGAGGTGGACGCCGACCTGGCCCGGCGCTACCCGGGCGACCCCGGCACCCGCCAGCCGATCCACACGGTCTACGTCCCCGGCGACGCCTTCACCGCCGGCACCCTCCGCTCCTGGGGCGACCAGGCGCTCGCGATGCTCGACGAGCACGCCCCCGACGCCGCCGCCCTCGCGGGCGTCCTCGGCCTCTCCGACGAGCTCGCCGGCCCGGTCTACGAACGGGTCCGCGCCAAGCTGGAGCGCGAGCCCGTCGAGGACCTGCGCATCGACTTCGAGGACGGCTACGGCCTGCGGTCCGACGCCGAGGAGGACGAGACCGCCGCCCGCGCCGCCGCGCTGGTCGCCGCCGCGTACCGGGACGGCACCGCCGCCCCCTACATGGGCATCCGCATGAAGTGCATGGAGGCCGCCGTCCGCGACCGCGGCATCCGCACCCTGGACATCTTCCTCACCGGCCTGATGGAGGCCGGCGGCCTGCCCGACGGCCTGGTCCTCACCCTCCCCAAGGTGACCTACGCCGAGCAGGTCACCGCCATGGTCCGACTGCTGGAGGCGTTCGAGAAGGCCCGCGGCCTCACGCCCGGCCGGATCGGCTTCGAGATCCAGATCGAGACCACCCAGGCCATCCTCGGCGCCGACGGCCGCGCCACCGTCGCCCGCATGATCGAGGCCGCCGAGGGCCGCGCCACCTCCCTCCACTACGGCACCTTCGACTACAGCGCCTCCTGCGGCGTCAGCGCCGCCTACCAGGCCAGCGACCACCCCGCCGCCGACCACGCCAAGGCCGTCATGCAGGTCGCCGCCGCCGGCACCGGCGTCCGCCTCTCCGACGGCTCCACCAACGTCCTGCCGGTCGGCCCCACCGCCCAGGTCCACGAAGCCTGGAAGCTGCACCACGGCCTCACCCGCCGCGCCCTGGCCCGCGCCTACTACCAGGGCTGGGACATGCACCCGGGCCACCTCCCGACCCGCTACGCCGCCGTCTACGCCTTCTACCGCGAGGGCCTGGAGAAAGCCGCCGCCCGGCTCGCCGCCTACGTCGCCAAGGTCGGCGGCGACGTCATGGACGAGCCCGCCACCGCCAAGGCCCTCAGCGCCTACCTCCTCCGCGGCCTCGACTGCGGCGCCGTCGACCCCGCCGAGGTCGCCCGCCTCACCGGCCTCACCCGCACCGAGCTCGACGGGCTGGCGGGGCGGGGGGTGATGTCGGTCTGA
- a CDS encoding serine/threonine-protein kinase produces the protein MPRAASRGGPQRGNDDDLTGRVLGGRYRVTGRIGRGGMGVVCRADDQVLGREVALKVLRAYTDASAPELADLRTRMQREARAAARIRHSGVVTVHDVIEEGGRPVIVMELVDGPSMDDAVGEHGPLDPREAARIGAAVMDALDAAHQVGVLHRDVKPGNVLLEGWGHPAGRSGPGRGRVVLTDFGIASIEAPGDGATTNITRSGELVGSLDYLPPERAQGMDPTPASDIWSLGMTLYAAVEGGSAPFRRTSVYSTLTAIVTEPLPTPRRAGPLTPVLHALMAKNPADRPSAAQARSMLQAVAEGRDPGVTPPASPSVAQPGLPYAPTATDVTAGAGPVPGPAGAAAPAGWLGGPGAQGGPVPQPPAPYAPQAPAHDPSATAAGGMAGAAGPHPYPGGPDGDTTRLPARRRRRVLLAVAAVLAVLAAGGGITYGLVGGGSGDRDTAGGRHPAAPATTPTAGRPSVSAGKGGVGGDGKATAPSPSDAASPSGDTSPSGNPKPGVPGGSTGGQADGGRTGGQGGTVGGGASGGGQGGTAGGAHGGTTTGGSGSTAGGAGGGSGGTGGGGPTRGPSCADVGGGKANCDVWRTANSYTASFQQVGHLNMGTNYFYCQAKLGRRETYGKWTNVWWAKTDDDSGNSGVYVSVVYLTGGENDQPVPGLRTC, from the coding sequence GTGCCGCGGGCCGCTTCCCGCGGCGGACCCCAGCGCGGCAACGACGACGACCTGACCGGGCGGGTGCTCGGCGGCCGCTACCGCGTCACCGGGCGGATCGGCCGCGGCGGCATGGGCGTGGTCTGCCGGGCCGACGACCAGGTGCTGGGCCGTGAGGTCGCGCTCAAGGTCCTGCGGGCCTATACGGACGCCTCCGCGCCCGAACTCGCCGACCTGCGCACCCGTATGCAGCGCGAGGCGCGGGCCGCGGCCCGGATCCGGCACTCCGGCGTGGTGACCGTCCACGACGTCATCGAGGAGGGCGGGCGTCCGGTCATCGTCATGGAGCTGGTGGACGGCCCGTCGATGGACGACGCCGTCGGCGAGCACGGGCCGCTGGACCCCCGGGAGGCCGCCCGGATCGGCGCCGCCGTGATGGACGCGCTGGACGCCGCCCACCAGGTGGGCGTGCTGCACCGCGACGTCAAACCGGGCAACGTCCTGTTGGAGGGATGGGGGCACCCCGCGGGCCGTTCGGGCCCCGGGAGGGGGCGGGTGGTGCTCACCGACTTCGGCATCGCCAGCATCGAGGCCCCCGGCGACGGCGCCACCACCAACATCACCCGCAGCGGCGAACTGGTCGGCTCGCTGGACTACCTGCCGCCCGAGCGCGCCCAGGGCATGGACCCCACCCCGGCCTCGGACATCTGGTCGCTGGGCATGACGCTCTACGCGGCGGTCGAGGGCGGCAGTGCGCCGTTCCGCCGTACGTCGGTGTACTCGACGCTGACCGCGATCGTCACCGAACCGCTCCCCACACCGCGCCGGGCCGGGCCGCTGACGCCCGTCCTGCACGCCCTGATGGCCAAGAACCCGGCCGACCGCCCGTCCGCCGCCCAGGCCCGCAGCATGCTCCAGGCGGTGGCCGAGGGCCGCGACCCCGGTGTGACGCCGCCCGCCTCGCCGTCGGTCGCCCAGCCCGGCCTGCCGTACGCGCCCACCGCCACGGACGTCACGGCGGGGGCCGGGCCGGTGCCCGGTCCCGCGGGTGCCGCGGCGCCGGCCGGCTGGCTCGGCGGGCCCGGCGCGCAGGGCGGCCCCGTGCCGCAGCCGCCGGCCCCGTACGCGCCGCAGGCCCCCGCTCACGACCCGTCGGCCACGGCCGCCGGCGGCATGGCCGGGGCCGCCGGCCCGCACCCGTATCCGGGCGGACCGGACGGCGACACCACCCGGCTGCCGGCCCGCCGGCGCCGCCGGGTACTGCTGGCGGTGGCCGCCGTCCTCGCGGTGCTGGCCGCCGGCGGCGGGATCACCTACGGACTGGTCGGCGGGGGCTCCGGCGACCGGGACACCGCGGGCGGACGGCACCCGGCGGCACCGGCCACCACGCCGACGGCGGGCCGGCCGAGCGTGTCCGCCGGCAAGGGCGGGGTCGGTGGCGACGGCAAGGCCACCGCCCCGTCGCCGTCCGACGCGGCGAGCCCCTCGGGCGACACCTCCCCGTCCGGCAACCCCAAGCCCGGTGTCCCGGGCGGTAGTACGGGCGGCCAGGCCGACGGGGGCCGGACCGGCGGCCAGGGCGGCACGGTCGGCGGCGGGGCCTCGGGCGGCGGCCAGGGCGGCACTGCGGGCGGTGCGCACGGCGGCACCACCACCGGCGGGTCCGGGTCCACGGCCGGCGGCGCCGGCGGCGGAAGCGGCGGTACCGGCGGCGGGGGACCGACCCGCGGCCCGTCCTGCGCCGACGTCGGCGGCGGCAAGGCCAACTGCGACGTGTGGCGCACCGCGAACTCCTACACCGCGTCCTTCCAGCAGGTCGGCCACCTCAACATGGGTACCAACTACTTCTACTGCCAGGCGAAGCTGGGCCGTCGCGAGACGTACGGGAAGTGGACCAACGTGTGGTGGGCCAAGACCGATGACGACAGCGGCAATTCCGGTGTCTACGTCAGCGTCGTCTACCTCACCGGAGGGGAGAACGACCAGCCGGTCCCGGGACTGCGGACCTGCTGA
- a CDS encoding electron transfer flavoprotein subunit beta/FixA family protein has translation MSLRIVVCVKYVPDATGDRHFAEDLTVDRDDVDGLLSELDEYAVEQALQIKEANDGEAEITVLTVGPEDATDALRKALSMGADKAVHVEDDDLHGTDALGTSLVLAKAIEKTGYDVVVCGMASTDGTMGVLPALLAERLGVPQATQLSQVAVADGKVTGRRDGDTASEQLEAALPAVVSVTDQSGEARYPSFKGIMAAKKKPLETLDLDDLDIEADEVGLEGAWTKVESADERPARTKGTIVTDEGEGAKQLAEFLAGQKFI, from the coding sequence GTGAGCTTGAGGATCGTTGTCTGTGTGAAGTACGTGCCCGACGCCACCGGCGACCGGCACTTCGCCGAGGACCTGACCGTCGACCGGGACGACGTGGACGGTCTCCTCTCGGAGCTCGACGAGTACGCCGTCGAGCAGGCCCTGCAGATCAAGGAAGCCAACGACGGCGAGGCCGAGATCACGGTCCTGACCGTCGGCCCCGAGGACGCCACCGACGCGCTGCGCAAGGCGCTGTCGATGGGTGCCGACAAGGCCGTCCACGTCGAGGACGACGACCTGCACGGCACCGACGCGCTCGGCACCTCGCTCGTGCTCGCCAAGGCCATCGAGAAGACCGGCTACGACGTCGTGGTCTGCGGTATGGCCTCCACCGACGGCACCATGGGTGTGCTGCCCGCGCTGCTCGCCGAGCGGCTCGGCGTGCCGCAGGCGACCCAGCTCTCCCAGGTCGCCGTCGCCGACGGCAAGGTCACCGGCCGCCGGGACGGCGACACCGCCAGCGAGCAGCTGGAGGCCGCGCTGCCGGCCGTCGTCTCCGTCACCGACCAGTCGGGCGAGGCGCGTTACCCCTCCTTCAAGGGCATCATGGCGGCGAAGAAGAAGCCGCTGGAGACCCTCGACCTGGACGACCTGGACATCGAGGCGGACGAGGTCGGCCTGGAGGGTGCCTGGACCAAGGTCGAGTCGGCCGACGAGCGCCCGGCCCGTACCAAGGGCACGATCGTCACGGACGAGGGCGAGGGCGCCAAGCAGCTCGCCGAGTTCCTCGCGGGCCAGAAGTTCATCTAG
- a CDS encoding ROK family protein, with translation MQTDLSAALDIGGTKIAGALVDAQGRLVVRAARPTPADQDGATVMRAVAEVVRELAAAPDWARVAAVGIGSAGPVDAAAGTVSPVNIPGWRDFPLVAGVRALVGELPVTLVGDGVAMTAAEHWQGAARGHDNALCMVVSTGVGGGLVLDGRLHPGPSGNAGHIGHISVDLDGDPCPCGARGCVERIASGPNIARRALANGWRPGADGDASAAAVAAAARAGDAVALRSFERAGQALAAGIAATATLVEIDIAVIGGGVAGAGDVLFDPLRTALRDYATLSFVSGLTVVPAQMGTDAGVVGAAAAAAQRSRLDAFTPAP, from the coding sequence ATGCAGACGGACCTCAGCGCAGCCCTGGACATTGGCGGCACCAAGATCGCCGGCGCTCTGGTGGACGCGCAGGGCAGACTCGTCGTCCGGGCCGCCCGGCCGACCCCCGCGGACCAGGACGGGGCCACCGTGATGCGCGCGGTGGCCGAGGTCGTCCGCGAGCTGGCCGCCGCGCCGGACTGGGCGCGGGTGGCGGCCGTCGGCATCGGCAGCGCCGGCCCGGTGGACGCCGCGGCCGGCACCGTCAGCCCGGTCAACATCCCCGGCTGGCGCGACTTCCCGCTGGTCGCCGGGGTGCGCGCGCTGGTGGGGGAGCTCCCGGTGACGCTGGTCGGCGACGGGGTCGCGATGACCGCGGCGGAGCACTGGCAGGGCGCGGCCCGGGGCCACGACAACGCGCTGTGCATGGTGGTCTCCACCGGGGTCGGCGGCGGACTGGTCCTCGACGGGCGGCTGCATCCGGGCCCCTCGGGCAACGCGGGCCACATCGGGCACATCAGTGTCGACCTCGACGGCGATCCGTGTCCGTGCGGCGCGCGCGGCTGCGTGGAGCGGATCGCCAGCGGCCCCAACATCGCCCGCCGTGCACTGGCCAACGGCTGGCGGCCGGGCGCCGACGGGGACGCCAGCGCCGCCGCGGTCGCCGCCGCGGCGCGCGCCGGCGACGCCGTCGCGCTGCGCTCCTTCGAACGGGCCGGCCAGGCGCTGGCCGCCGGCATCGCCGCCACCGCCACCCTCGTCGAGATCGACATAGCGGTCATCGGCGGCGGGGTCGCGGGCGCCGGGGATGTCCTTTTCGACCCGCTGCGCACCGCCCTGCGGGACTACGCGACGCTGTCCTTCGTCTCCGGACTGACCGTGGTCCCCGCCCAAATGGGAACCGACGCCGGGGTGGTGGGCGCCGCCGCGGCCGCCGCACAACGGTCCCGTCTCGATGCGTTCACCCCTGCCCCATAA
- a CDS encoding DinB family protein, with amino-acid sequence MTWTAPRIERRDIPAAASERAMLQGWLDFHRDTLLAKCAGLTGEQLARPATPPSPLTLLGLVRHLSYVERVWFRQRFAGEQIDGLYYTEADPDADFNDLDPARAEAEHAAFRAEIAACDAVAAGRDLDDTFTVRGGRTLNLRWVYVHMIEEYARHNGHADLLREALDGETGD; translated from the coding sequence ATGACATGGACCGCACCCCGGATCGAACGCCGGGACATACCCGCCGCCGCGAGCGAGCGCGCGATGCTGCAGGGCTGGCTCGATTTCCACCGTGACACCCTGCTCGCCAAGTGCGCGGGCCTCACCGGCGAACAGCTCGCCCGGCCCGCCACCCCGCCGTCCCCGCTCACCCTGCTCGGCCTGGTGCGTCATCTGAGCTACGTCGAACGCGTCTGGTTCCGGCAACGGTTCGCCGGCGAGCAGATCGACGGCCTCTACTACACCGAAGCGGACCCGGACGCCGACTTCAACGACCTCGACCCGGCCCGGGCCGAAGCGGAACACGCGGCCTTCCGCGCCGAGATCGCGGCCTGCGACGCGGTCGCCGCCGGCCGCGACCTGGACGACACCTTCACCGTCCGCGGGGGCCGCACCCTCAACCTGCGCTGGGTCTACGTCCACATGATCGAGGAGTACGCGCGGCACAACGGGCACGCGGATCTGCTGCGCGAGGCGCTGGACGGCGAGACCGGGGACTGA
- a CDS encoding NUDIX hydrolase, which yields MIVWLNGTFGAGKTTAAQELLDLLPGSTLYDPELLGSGLRLMLPAKRFEEVDDYQDLPSWRRMVVDTAAALLTEVPGPLVTPMTLLRQEYRDEIFGSLAARRIPVRHVLIHAEETILRERIAHREETPGDPEGSASVRRWCLEHLEPYAQALDWLKGDAHVVDTSALTPRQTAERVAEAVRTGAGACDIVQTPEPTAETLAAGVLLFDDQDRVLLVDPTYKPGWEFPGGIVEPGEAPARAGIREVAEELGIQLPRAPKLLVLDWEAPKPPGFGGLRLLFDGGTLTPAQIRELLLPGSELREWRFVTEAEAETMLPPVRWNRLRWALRARERGCPLHLEAGIPVG from the coding sequence GTGATCGTCTGGCTGAACGGCACGTTCGGTGCGGGCAAGACCACTGCGGCTCAAGAATTGCTCGACCTGCTTCCCGGAAGCACGCTCTACGACCCCGAACTCCTCGGCAGCGGGCTGCGGTTGATGCTGCCGGCCAAGCGGTTCGAGGAGGTGGACGACTACCAGGACCTGCCGTCCTGGCGGCGCATGGTGGTGGACACCGCGGCGGCACTGCTCACCGAGGTGCCGGGCCCGCTGGTGACGCCGATGACGCTGCTGCGCCAGGAGTACCGCGACGAGATCTTCGGCTCCCTCGCCGCCCGCCGGATACCCGTCCGACATGTCCTGATCCATGCGGAGGAAACGATCCTGCGCGAGCGCATAGCGCACCGCGAGGAGACGCCCGGCGACCCCGAGGGCAGCGCGTCCGTGCGCCGCTGGTGCCTGGAACACCTGGAGCCCTACGCGCAGGCCCTGGACTGGCTCAAGGGCGACGCGCACGTCGTCGACACCTCGGCGCTGACCCCGCGCCAGACCGCCGAACGGGTCGCCGAGGCCGTCCGCACCGGCGCCGGTGCCTGCGACATCGTGCAGACCCCCGAGCCCACCGCGGAGACCCTCGCCGCCGGAGTGCTCCTCTTCGACGACCAGGACCGCGTCCTGCTGGTCGACCCGACGTACAAGCCCGGCTGGGAGTTCCCCGGCGGCATCGTGGAACCGGGCGAGGCACCCGCCCGCGCCGGCATACGCGAGGTGGCCGAGGAACTGGGCATCCAACTCCCGCGCGCCCCCAAGCTGTTGGTCCTCGACTGGGAAGCCCCCAAGCCCCCCGGCTTCGGCGGCCTGCGCCTGCTCTTCGACGGGGGCACGCTCACCCCCGCCCAGATCCGGGAACTGCTGCTTCCCGGCTCCGAACTGCGCGAATGGCGCTTCGTCACCGAAGCCGAGGCGGAGACCATGCTGCCGCCAGTCCGCTGGAACCGACTCCGATGGGCCCTACGGGCGCGGGAGCGGGGATGCCCGTTGCACCTTGAGGCTGGTATTCCCGTGGGCTAG
- a CDS encoding LacI family DNA-binding transcriptional regulator, with translation MTETARGTSHRYGTRPTMKDVAARAGVGLKTVSRVVNGEPGVTPDTERRVQEAITALGFRRNDSARILRKGRTASIGLVLEDLADPFYGPLSRAVEEVARSHGALLINGSSAEDPAREQELVLALCARRVDGLVIIPAGDDHRYLAPEIAAGVATVFVDRPAGRIDADVVLSDNFGGAQAAVAHLIAHGHRRIGFIGDQPRIHTAKERLRGYRTAMADAGLPVADSWVSLGPTAPDPVRAAATAMLAAPEPVTALFSGNNRVTVTAVRVLRDHPRPVALVGFDDFELADLVHPAITVVAQDSAHLGRTAAGLLFRRLDGIDDPPQRLEIPTRLIPRGSGEIAPPEG, from the coding sequence GTGACCGAGACCGCCCGCGGTACCTCCCATCGCTACGGCACCCGCCCCACGATGAAGGATGTCGCGGCGCGCGCCGGCGTCGGCCTGAAGACCGTCTCCCGGGTGGTCAACGGCGAGCCGGGCGTCACCCCGGACACCGAACGTCGCGTCCAGGAGGCCATCACCGCGCTCGGCTTCCGCCGCAACGACTCCGCGCGGATCCTGCGCAAGGGCCGGACGGCCAGCATCGGCCTGGTCCTCGAAGACCTCGCCGACCCCTTCTACGGCCCGCTCAGCCGCGCCGTGGAGGAGGTCGCGCGCAGCCACGGCGCCCTGCTGATCAACGGCTCCAGCGCCGAAGACCCGGCCCGCGAGCAGGAGTTGGTGCTGGCGCTGTGCGCCCGCCGGGTGGACGGGCTGGTGATCATCCCGGCTGGCGACGACCACCGCTATCTGGCACCGGAGATAGCCGCCGGCGTCGCGACCGTCTTCGTCGACCGCCCGGCCGGCCGGATCGACGCCGACGTGGTCCTCTCCGACAACTTCGGCGGCGCCCAGGCCGCGGTCGCCCACCTGATCGCGCACGGCCACCGCCGGATCGGCTTCATCGGCGACCAGCCGCGCATCCACACCGCCAAGGAGCGGCTGCGCGGCTACCGCACCGCGATGGCCGACGCCGGACTGCCGGTCGCCGACTCCTGGGTCTCCCTCGGCCCGACCGCCCCCGACCCGGTCCGCGCCGCGGCCACGGCCATGCTGGCCGCGCCCGAGCCGGTCACCGCCCTGTTCTCCGGCAACAACCGCGTCACCGTCACCGCCGTCCGGGTCCTGCGCGACCATCCCCGCCCGGTCGCCCTGGTCGGCTTCGACGACTTCGAACTGGCCGACCTGGTCCACCCCGCCATCACGGTCGTCGCCCAGGACTCCGCCCACCTCGGCCGCACCGCCGCCGGCCTGCTCTTCCGCCGCCTCGACGGCATCGACGACCCCCCGCAGCGCCTGGAGATCCCCACCCGACTGATCCCCCGCGGCTCGGGGGAGATCGCACCGCCGGAGGGCTGA
- a CDS encoding flavin reductase family protein, translating to MTASPDVGTPRTASPELLRSVFRQHAAGVAVITAAGSGPVGFTATSLTSVAAEPPLLSFGIGTGASSWPTVSEAEHIGVHILGEHQQELAATFARSGADRFGPATSWRTGPEGVPLLDGVLAWLVCRVVARIPAGDHRIVLAQPVVGDPAGPGRPLLYHQGRFNALRD from the coding sequence ATGACGGCCTCGCCCGATGTCGGCACGCCCCGCACCGCCTCCCCCGAACTTCTGCGTTCCGTCTTCCGTCAGCACGCCGCGGGCGTCGCGGTGATCACGGCGGCCGGCTCCGGACCCGTCGGCTTCACCGCCACCTCCCTCACCTCCGTGGCCGCCGAGCCCCCGCTGCTCTCCTTCGGCATAGGCACCGGCGCCTCCAGTTGGCCGACCGTCTCCGAGGCCGAGCACATAGGCGTCCACATCCTCGGCGAGCACCAGCAGGAGCTGGCCGCCACGTTCGCCCGCAGCGGCGCCGACCGGTTCGGCCCGGCCACCTCCTGGCGCACCGGTCCCGAGGGCGTGCCCCTGTTGGACGGCGTGTTGGCCTGGTTGGTGTGCAGGGTCGTGGCCCGGATCCCGGCCGGCGACCACCGGATCGTGCTCGCCCAGCCGGTCGTCGGCGACCCCGCGGGGCCGGGGCGGCCGCTCCTCTACCACCAAGGCCGCTTCAACGCGTTGCGCGACTGA
- a CDS encoding TlpA family protein disulfide reductase yields MRKRDDEARLDAAGIGAELGERATLVQFSSAFCQPCRATRRILAEVAGMVDGVAHVEIDAEDRLDLVRRLGVLRTPTVLVLDRHGAIVRRASGQPRKADVIAALGAAVSD; encoded by the coding sequence GTGCGCAAGCGGGACGACGAGGCGCGGCTGGATGCCGCGGGGATCGGTGCGGAACTGGGGGAGCGGGCGACCCTCGTCCAGTTCTCCAGCGCCTTCTGCCAGCCCTGCCGGGCCACCCGGCGCATCCTCGCCGAGGTCGCCGGGATGGTCGACGGCGTGGCCCATGTGGAGATCGACGCGGAGGACCGGCTGGACCTGGTGCGGCGCCTGGGCGTCCTGCGCACGCCGACGGTCCTGGTGCTCGACCGGCACGGTGCGATCGTCCGCCGCGCCTCGGGCCAACCGCGGAAGGCCGACGTCATCGCGGCGTTGGGGGCGGCGGTCAGTGATTGA
- a CDS encoding lysophospholipid acyltransferase family protein: MAEFVYPPVIGAARTLFKTMDLKFDIAGTEHIPQRGGAVLVSNHIGYLDFVFCGLAARPAKRLVRFMAKESVFRHKVSGPLMRAMKHIPVDRTQGMHAYKHALSALRSGEIIGVFPEATISESFTLKNFKSGAARLAQEAGVPLLPMALWGTQRLWTKGHKRQLGRQHFPITIRVGEPVEADPAEQAEKITDRLRARVQDLLEAAQRAYPVRPRDAEDTWWIPAHLGGTAPAPGGGA; the protein is encoded by the coding sequence ATGGCCGAGTTCGTCTACCCGCCCGTCATCGGCGCCGCCCGCACGCTCTTCAAGACGATGGACCTGAAGTTCGACATCGCCGGCACCGAGCACATCCCGCAGCGCGGCGGGGCGGTACTGGTGAGCAATCACATCGGCTATCTGGACTTCGTCTTCTGCGGGCTGGCGGCGCGCCCGGCCAAGCGCCTGGTGCGCTTCATGGCGAAGGAATCGGTCTTCCGCCACAAGGTCTCCGGGCCGCTGATGCGGGCCATGAAGCACATCCCGGTGGACCGGACGCAGGGCATGCACGCCTACAAGCACGCACTCTCCGCGCTGCGTTCCGGGGAGATCATCGGGGTCTTCCCGGAGGCGACGATCTCCGAGTCGTTCACCCTGAAGAACTTCAAGTCGGGCGCGGCACGGCTGGCCCAGGAGGCCGGCGTCCCGCTGCTCCCGATGGCGCTGTGGGGCACCCAGCGGCTGTGGACCAAGGGCCACAAGCGCCAGTTGGGCCGCCAGCACTTCCCGATAACGATCCGGGTGGGCGAGCCGGTCGAGGCCGACCCGGCCGAGCAGGCCGAGAAGATCACTGACCGGCTGCGGGCCCGCGTCCAGGACCTGCTGGAGGCCGCCCAGCGCGCCTACCCCGTACGCCCCCGGGACGCCGAGGACACCTGGTGGATCCCGGCCCACCTCGGCGGCACGGCCCCGGCCCCCGGCGGCGGCGCATAG